One genomic region from Methanonatronarchaeum thermophilum encodes:
- a CDS encoding PINc/VapC family ATPase codes for MKKIVPDTSVVIDGRVTKIIEDEELGDFDEIEVIISEAVVGELESQANKGQEIGLNGIEEIQKLRKLQDTGVIKLTFKGARPNLEQIKLASGGEIDYLIRDLAIEENAMLLTSDVVQAEIGRVKGLEVKYLQPETEDTETDIRLIDYFNSMDNVMSVHIKQGTKVKGKVGVPGEMKMKVIDDQIMTANKVQKLSREIVEKAKRSSKGFIEFDKGGATVVQLRDMRISISRPPFADGFEITAVRPITKVSLDDYRLSTELKHRLAEKQRGVLLAGAPGAGKSTLAQAIADYLLEKDYVVKTMEDPRDLQVSDEITQYTSLEGRIDLTADLLLLVRPDYTIYDEVRKTSDFKVFADMRLAGVGMIGVTHANRGIDALQRLIGRVELGMVPQVVDTVVFLDEAKIAKVYDIGFTVKVPAGMMEKDLARPVIEVKNFETDEVEYEIYTYGEQVVVMPIEESETTKPVWKMAEKQVEREIRKYVGGNVKAEIKSDDSTIVYVPENQIARLLGRGGENISMVEEDLGLSIDVRPFSEMKNKRTKNKSKEMGTHNVNVSIKSDQVVLDLGKEKSGETVDIHASDEYLLTATVGQDGTIKIRKGTAIAQQVMESINTGKKIQTT; via the coding sequence ATGAAGAAGATTGTTCCTGATACAAGTGTTGTCATAGATGGTAGAGTTACAAAGATAATTGAAGATGAAGAGTTAGGGGATTTTGATGAGATAGAGGTTATAATATCTGAAGCCGTAGTTGGAGAACTTGAATCCCAAGCGAATAAAGGACAAGAAATCGGTTTAAATGGAATCGAGGAGATTCAGAAACTCAGAAAACTCCAAGATACAGGCGTAATCAAACTAACCTTCAAAGGTGCTAGACCTAACCTGGAACAGATTAAGTTAGCTTCAGGTGGCGAGATAGATTATTTGATTAGAGATCTAGCGATTGAAGAGAATGCAATGCTTTTAACAAGTGATGTAGTTCAAGCTGAAATTGGTAGGGTCAAAGGATTGGAGGTGAAATACCTACAGCCCGAAACTGAGGACACTGAAACGGATATAAGGCTTATAGATTACTTCAATTCGATGGATAATGTGATGTCGGTTCACATAAAACAGGGCACTAAAGTCAAAGGTAAAGTTGGTGTTCCTGGTGAAATGAAGATGAAGGTAATTGATGACCAGATAATGACTGCAAACAAGGTTCAGAAACTATCTAGAGAGATAGTTGAAAAAGCAAAACGTAGTTCTAAAGGATTCATAGAGTTTGATAAAGGTGGGGCCACTGTAGTACAACTAAGAGACATGCGTATTTCTATATCTCGACCCCCATTTGCCGATGGATTTGAAATAACCGCTGTACGCCCCATAACAAAGGTATCCCTAGATGACTATCGACTATCCACCGAACTAAAACACAGGTTGGCGGAGAAACAAAGAGGAGTATTGCTTGCAGGAGCTCCAGGAGCGGGTAAAAGCACATTAGCTCAAGCAATTGCAGACTACCTGCTTGAAAAAGATTATGTAGTCAAGACAATGGAAGATCCAAGAGACCTTCAGGTATCGGATGAAATAACCCAATACACTTCACTAGAAGGTAGGATAGACCTGACAGCAGACCTACTACTCCTAGTCAGACCCGACTACACTATATATGACGAAGTCAGAAAGACATCAGACTTCAAAGTATTTGCAGACATGCGTCTAGCCGGTGTAGGAATGATAGGTGTAACACACGCAAACAGAGGTATAGATGCATTACAGAGATTAATAGGTAGAGTAGAACTAGGTATGGTTCCACAAGTTGTTGACACAGTTGTGTTCTTGGATGAAGCTAAAATAGCTAAGGTATACGACATAGGGTTCACAGTAAAAGTACCTGCGGGAATGATGGAGAAAGACCTAGCCAGACCGGTAATAGAGGTAAAAAACTTTGAAACCGACGAAGTAGAATATGAGATATATACATATGGCGAACAGGTAGTTGTAATGCCAATCGAAGAATCTGAGACGACAAAACCGGTATGGAAAATGGCAGAAAAACAGGTTGAACGGGAAATAAGAAAATACGTAGGTGGAAACGTAAAAGCTGAAATTAAATCAGACGACAGCACAATAGTCTACGTACCTGAAAACCAGATAGCCCGATTGTTAGGTCGAGGAGGAGAAAACATATCGATGGTTGAAGAAGACTTAGGCCTAAGCATAGATGTCAGACCCTTCTCAGAAATGAAAAACAAACGAACTAAGAACAAATCCAAAGAAATGGGAACTCATAACGTAAACGTCTCAATAAAATCCGATCAAGTAGTATTAGATTTGGGTAAAGAAAAATCAGGCGAAACAGTAGATATCCATGCCAGTGATGAATACCTCTTAACAGCCACTGTTGGCCAAGACGGAACAATTAAGATAAGAAAGGGAACAGCAATCGCCCAACAAGTGATGGAAAGCATAAACACAGGTAAGAAGATACAGACAACCTAA
- the hisI gene encoding phosphoribosyl-AMP cyclohydrolase has translation MNNVEFTDIKDKIDFERELVPVVVQDFEDNEILMVAYMNEEALEKTIEEKTAYYWSRSRQKLWKKGEESGNTQKVIDLYLDCDGDTVLLKVKQKGGACHTGHYTCFYRKLTDDGFKEVESKVFDPNIVYGD, from the coding sequence TTGAATAATGTTGAGTTTACCGATATTAAAGATAAAATAGATTTTGAACGAGAGCTTGTTCCTGTAGTTGTGCAGGATTTTGAGGACAATGAGATTTTAATGGTTGCTTATATGAATGAAGAGGCTTTAGAGAAAACAATTGAAGAAAAAACTGCGTATTACTGGAGTCGTAGTCGTCAGAAACTTTGGAAGAAGGGAGAAGAGTCTGGTAATACTCAAAAAGTGATTGATTTATATTTAGATTGTGATGGAGATACCGTTCTGCTAAAAGTGAAACAGAAAGGTGGTGCTTGCCATACCGGCCACTACACCTGTTTTTATAGAAAGTTAACAGATGATGGATTTAAAGAAGTTGAAAGTAAGGTTTTCGATCCAAATATAGTTTATGGAGATTAA
- a CDS encoding archease has protein sequence MKKFKFLEHTADAQFIAYGRTIEEAFENVGLATFEAMLNTDRIDLEEKIEIDLHAQQIEELVYEWLSELIFLFSANNIVFNKFDVNIDRDEDGFKLSGSILGEKIDMEKHKIHTEVKAPTYHGLSVKQNDFFEIKVLLDT, from the coding sequence ATGAAGAAATTTAAGTTTTTAGAACACACCGCTGACGCACAGTTCATCGCATATGGACGAACCATCGAGGAAGCATTTGAAAATGTAGGACTAGCAACATTTGAAGCTATGTTAAATACCGACCGTATCGATCTAGAAGAAAAAATAGAAATCGATTTACACGCTCAACAAATTGAAGAACTGGTATATGAATGGCTTTCCGAACTGATATTCTTATTCAGTGCAAACAACATAGTTTTCAACAAATTTGATGTAAACATAGATAGAGACGAAGATGGTTTCAAACTATCTGGAAGTATTTTGGGTGAGAAAATAGATATGGAGAAACATAAAATCCATACTGAAGTTAAAGCCCCAACATACCATGGACTCTCAGTTAAACAAAACGATTTTTTCGAAATTAAAGTTCTCTTAGATACTTAA
- a CDS encoding RtcB family protein: protein MKRDRLMKINDLTWEIPEKYKNCMRVPGRMYLSEELVDIVEEDTYEQVANVACLPGIVKYSLAMPEAHLGYGFPIGGVAGIDIEDGVISPGGVGFDINCGVKTLKTNLTLEDVQGGVEELINRLFSNIPSGVGSESKLKLSHDELDYLLENGLDWALENGYAKQDDVIHCEEEGCITTADANKVSNKAKKRGLSQVGTLGSGNHFLEVQYVDEVIDQDTAEKFGLTKNQIIVMIHTGSRGFGHQVCTDYVKKLEKATKKYNIDIPDKQLACAPFDSKEGQDYFAAMACAANYAWVNRQVIASWVRDVFHNYYGQDTELETLYDVAHNIAKKETHTVNGEKKELIVHRKGATRAFGPNHKELPSSYQETGQPVMIPGNMGAPSYILRGTQFAMENTFGSTCHGAGRKMSRSQAKREYWGETVQKELSKQKIYVKATHGAVIAEEAPGAYKNPDKVVNVAHNLGISKKVVKLKPLGVAKG, encoded by the coding sequence ATGAAGAGAGATAGATTAATGAAAATTAACGACTTAACATGGGAGATCCCAGAAAAATATAAAAACTGTATGCGGGTTCCAGGCCGAATGTACCTATCCGAAGAGTTGGTGGATATAGTTGAAGAAGACACCTACGAACAGGTGGCTAATGTAGCGTGCCTACCAGGAATAGTAAAATACTCCCTAGCAATGCCAGAAGCACACCTTGGATATGGATTTCCAATAGGTGGTGTGGCAGGAATCGATATTGAAGACGGCGTAATAAGCCCCGGTGGCGTAGGTTTCGATATAAACTGTGGTGTTAAAACCTTAAAAACAAACCTAACACTGGAAGATGTTCAAGGCGGTGTTGAAGAACTTATAAACAGATTATTCTCAAACATACCGTCAGGAGTGGGTTCAGAAAGCAAATTAAAATTAAGCCACGACGAACTAGATTATCTATTAGAAAACGGTTTAGATTGGGCCTTAGAAAATGGATATGCAAAACAAGACGACGTAATTCACTGTGAAGAAGAAGGTTGTATAACAACAGCAGACGCAAACAAGGTTAGTAACAAAGCTAAAAAAAGAGGACTCAGCCAAGTTGGGACACTTGGAAGCGGCAACCACTTCCTAGAGGTACAGTATGTAGATGAAGTTATCGATCAAGACACAGCAGAGAAATTTGGATTAACAAAAAACCAAATCATCGTAATGATACATACAGGAAGCCGTGGATTCGGACACCAAGTATGCACAGATTATGTAAAAAAACTCGAAAAAGCAACAAAAAAATACAACATCGATATACCGGACAAACAACTAGCCTGCGCCCCATTTGACTCAAAAGAAGGACAAGACTACTTCGCAGCAATGGCCTGCGCAGCCAACTACGCCTGGGTCAACAGGCAGGTGATAGCCAGCTGGGTAAGAGACGTATTCCACAACTACTATGGTCAAGACACCGAGCTGGAAACACTATACGACGTAGCACACAACATAGCCAAAAAAGAAACCCACACAGTAAATGGAGAAAAAAAAGAGTTGATAGTACACCGTAAAGGTGCTACAAGAGCCTTCGGACCAAACCACAAAGAACTACCAAGTTCCTACCAAGAAACAGGACAACCAGTAATGATACCCGGTAACATGGGAGCCCCATCCTACATACTGAGAGGAACACAGTTCGCTATGGAAAACACATTCGGTTCAACATGCCACGGAGCAGGAAGAAAAATGAGTAGGTCTCAAGCTAAAAGAGAGTACTGGGGTGAAACAGTTCAAAAAGAACTTTCAAAACAAAAAATATATGTAAAAGCTACACACGGAGCAGTAATAGCAGAAGAAGCTCCTGGAGCATATAAAAACCCAGATAAAGTTGTAAACGTAGCACACAACCTCGGTATCTCCAAAAAAGTAGTTAAACTAAAACCTCTCGGAGTGGCCAAAGGATAA